The Fragaria vesca subsp. vesca linkage group LG2, FraVesHawaii_1.0, whole genome shotgun sequence genome includes a window with the following:
- the LOC101308429 gene encoding dynamin-2B-like: protein MEAIEELLQLSESMRQGQAILADEDVDDTSTASTRRSSTFLNVVALGNVGAGKSAVLNSLIGHPVLPTGENGATRAPISIDLQRDSSLSSKSIILQIDNKSQQVSASALRHSLQDRLSKSSSGRSRDQIYLKLRTSTAPPLKLIDLPGLDQRSVDESMLGEYAEHNDAILLVIIPASQAPEVASSKALRAVKEYDGDGTRTVGVISKIDQAASDQKALAAVQALLSNQGPSRASDIPWVALIGQSVSIASAQSGSENSLENAWRAESESLKSILTGAPQSKLGRIALVDALAQQIRSRMKVRLPNLLSGLQGKSQIVQDELVKLGASMVQSAEGTRSLALELCREFEDKFLLHITSGEGSGWKIVSSFEGNFPNRIKQLPLDRHFDINNVKRIVLEADGYQPYLISPEKGLRSLIKGVLELAKEPSRLCVDEVHRVLVDIVSAAANATPGLGRYPPFKREVVAIATGALDVFKTDAKKMVVALVDMERAFVPPQHFIRLVQRRMERQRREEEVKTRSSKKGQEAEQSIMNRSSSPQTGSQQSGGTLKSLKDKFSKEEKEVPEASGLKTAGPEGEITAGFLYKKSVKSNEWNKRWFVLNEKTGKLGYTKKQEERHFRGVITLEECNVEEIEEEEPAPSKSSKDKKANGPEKSPSLAFKFTSKVPYKTVLKAHSSVVLKAETVADKVEWIKKISKVIQPSKGVPRGAPAEGGPTMRQSLSDGSLDTMTRRPADPEEELRWMSQEVRGYVEAVLNSLAANVPKAVVLCQVEKAKEDMLNQLYSSISGQSTARIEELLMEDGNVKRRREKYQKQSSLLSKLTRQLSIHDNRAAAASGFSNGGGASDGSPRTSSSTGDDWRSAFDAAANGPVDRSLSRSSSNGHSRHYSDPAQNGDVSGGSNSGSRRTPNRLPPPPPGSSGSRYF, encoded by the exons ATGGAGGCGATCGAAGAGCTGTTGCAACTGTCGGAGTCGATGCGCCAAGGCCAGGCTATCCTCGCTGACGAAGACGTTGACGACACCTCAACCGCCTCCACTCGCCGCTCCTCTACTTTCCTCAACGTCGTCGCTCTCGGCAATGTT GGTGCTGGTAAATCAGCTGTTTTGAACAGCTTAATTGGACATCCTGTTTTG CCAACTGGTGAGAATGGTGCTACTCGAGCTCCAATCAGCATTGATTTACAGAGGGATAGCTCATTGAGCAGCAAATCCATAATATTGCAGATTGACAATAAATCCCAGCAAGTTTCTGCCA GTGCTTTAAGGCATTCTCTGCAAGATAGACTGAGTAAGAGTTCCTCAGGCAGAAGCCGAGATCAAATTTACTTGAAACTACGGACAAGCACAG CCCCTCCCCTTAAATTGATTGATTTACCGGGGCTTGATCAACGGAGCGTGGATGAGTCTATG CTGGGTGAATATGCGGAGCACAATGATGCAATTTTGCTGGTTATAATACCTGCATCACAAGCACCTGAAGTTGCTTCCTCTAAAGCCCTTAGAGCTGTCAAGGAATATGATGGAGATG GTACAAGAACTGTTGGAGTAATTAGTAAGATAGACCAAGCCGCGTCAGATCAGAAAGCACTTGCAGCAGTCCAGGCTCTGCTCTCAAATCAGGGGCCATCAAGAGCATCTGATATTCCCTGGGTTGCTCTAATAGGTCAATCAGTTTCGATAGCTTCAGCACAGTCTGGTTCCGAGAATTCGTTGGAAAATGCGTGGAGGGCTGAAAGTGAAAGTCTTAAATCCATTCTGACTGGTGCTCCTCAAAGTAAGCTAGGCAGAATAGCACTGGTGGATGCTTTGGCCCAGCAAATTCGCAGTCGAATGAAAGTCCGGCTTCCAAACCTCCTTTCTGG GTTACAAGGGAAGTCTCAAATAGTTCAGGATGAGTTGGTAAAGCTTGGTGCCTCCATGGTACAGAGTGCTGAAGGTACTAGATCTCTTGCTTTGGAGCTTTGTCGTGAATTTGAGGATAAGTTTCTCCTACACATTACATCCGGTGAG GGTTCTGGTTGGAAAATTGTTTCAAGTTTTGAAGGAAATTTTCCCAATAGAATAAAGCAACTACCATTAGATCGACATTTTGATATCAACAATGTGAAGAGG ATCGTGTTGGAAGCAGATGGCTATCAACCTTATCTCATATCTCCTGAAAAAGGTTTGAGGTCATTAATAAAAGGTGTCTTAGAGCTTGCAAAGGAACCATCACGTCTTTGTGTGGATGAG GTACACCGTGTCCTGGTAGATATAGTGTCTGCTGCTGCAAATGCTACTCCAGGTCTTGGAAGATACCCTCCTTTCAAGAGGGAG GTCGTGGCCATTGCAACTGGTGCATTAGATGTGTTCAAGACTGATGCAAAGAAGATGGTGGTTGCACTAGTTGATATGGAGCGCGCTTTTGTGCCTCCTCAACATTTCATTCGCTTGGTACAGAGGAG GATGGAGAGGCAGCGTAGAGAGGAAGAAGTGAAAACTCGATCCTCGAAGAAAGGACAAGAGGCAGAGCAATCAATAATGAACAGG TCAAGTAGTCCTCAAACAGGGAGTCAACAATCAGGTGGAACCCTAAAGTCGTTAAAGGATAAATTTAGCAAGGAGGAGAAAGAAGTCCCTGAAGCATCTGGTTTGAAGACTGCAGGTCCTGAAGGGGAAATAACAGCAG GGTTCCTATATAAAAAGAGCGTCAAAAGTAATGAGTGGAACAAGCGATGGTTTGTTCTCAATGAGAAGACTGGGAAG CTTGGTTACACCAAAAAACAAGAGGAAAGGCATTTTCGTGGTGTCATCACTCTGGAG GAATGTAATGTTGAAGAGATTGAAGAGGAAGAACCTGCTCCATCAAAGAGTTCGAAGGATAAGAAGGCGAATGGGCCAGAAAAATCACCTAGTCTGGCATTTAAGTTTACTAGCAAGGTTCCATACAAAACTGTTCTGAAAG CACATAGTTCCGTTGTGTTGAAGGCTGAGACTGTCGCAGACAAGGTTGAGTGGATAAAGAAGATTTCAAAGGTTATCCAACCTTCTAAAGGAGTACCAAGGGGTGCACCAGCTGAGGGTGGTCCTACAATGCGTCAGAGTCTTTCTGATGGTTCTCTT GATACTATGACTAGAAGACCTGCTGACCCGGAAGAAGAACTCCGGTGGATGTCCCAAGAAGTTAGGGGTTATGTCGAAGCTGTTTTGAATAGTTTGGCTGCTAATGTCCCTAAG GCAGTTGTTCTTTGCCAAGTCGAAAAAGCCAAGGAAGACATGCTGAATCAGTTATATAGCTCTATCAG TGGTCAAAGCACAGCAAGGATTGAAGAACTGCTTATGGAGGATGGTAATGTAAAGCGACGAAGAGAGAAGTACCAGAAGCAGTCCTCTCTCCTCTCCAAGCTGACACGTCAACTCAGCATTCATGACAACCGAGCGGCTGCTGCATCTGGCTTTTCCAACGGTGGTGGTGCAAGTG ATGGCAGCCCAAGAACTAGTAGCTCCACAGGTGATGACTGGAGATCTGCATTTGATGCTGCTGCCAATGGTCCAGTTGACCGTTCATTATCTAGATCTTCATCCAACGGGCATAGTCGACACTATAGTGATCCAGCACAGAATGGTGATGTGAGTGGTGGTTCAAACTCTGGCAGCCGACGTACTCCTAATCGGTTGCCACCTCCACCACCTGGGTCTTCAGGAAGCAGATACTTTTAG
- the LOC101308725 gene encoding two-component response regulator ARR3-like — translation MAEERVVHVLVVDDSLVDRTIVHKLLKASAFKVTTVESGKKALEVLGMEEEKLDKPTVKDHDVDIILTDYCMPEMNGHDLLVAIKDDSHMKSIPVVIVSSEFNPQRINRCLTDGAEEFLQKPLKVKDLEKLRSYVNPAVPVPKIGTKQKAVVDLMPESNEAERLPHLAGVAVA, via the exons ATGGCCGAGGAAAGAGTTGTCCATGTTCTGGTCGTCGATGACTCCTTGGTTGACCGCACCATAGTTCACAAGCTCCTCAAAGCCTCCGCCTTTAAAG TTACTACTGTAGAGAGTGGGAAGAAAGCGCTAGAGGTTCTTGGAATGGAAGAAGAGAAGCTTGACAAGCCAACTGTTAAA GATCATGATGTTGACATAATCCTCACTGACTATTGTATGCCTGAGATGAATGGGCATGATCTTCTAGTTGCTATAAAG GATGACAGCCACATGAAATCAATTCCGGTGGTCATAGTGTCTTCTGAATTTAATCCACAGAGGATCAACAG GTGTCTCACAGATGGTGCTGAAGAGTTCTTGCAGAAACCTCTGAAAGTGAAAGACTTGGAGAAGCTAAGAAGCTATGTAAATCCAGCAGTTCCAGTACCCAAAATAGGTACAAAACAAAAAGCCGTAGTTGATCTGATGCCAGAAAGTAATGAAGCGGAAAGACTGCCCCACCTTGCTGGAGTTGCTGTTGCATAA
- the LOC101309017 gene encoding eukaryotic translation initiation factor 2D-like: MFKKGVEARSHQRLSGADRKKLKRTVRDRFPRASDADIDALLPPKVEIKVSKYQNRVLVYGIEGGFPMFFDIDGRGKEIFPTVYALWKVPDILPSFMLKGGEVSRYVIGGADLMFPGISIPAEGLPSFLAGEAWSVKVPGNPAPIAVGTTTMSCTEALKAGLRGKALKIAHYYGDLLWESVEVPYVPNAGFYEDAVFEDPTLSSAQVSDSYDGANDGSNDQLNGINDKEMGQHVDVADVQSEPSSASVAPIDARNEIAEEATAHVSDLKLTDNDSVDQSTVEDSQDTHPLSTEDVDTLLEKCLLQALHTTVKDKDLPMPGSTLWSNHVLPCRPSGITLDIKKSSYKKLSKWLQAKCSSGLIRVKEDKYKKESVLLSVNRTHPDYSSFKPEKRQVEEAVKTGVPVTESRSVKILEVAEIYKPSVHVNPVFASVGADTGELYSALDATDIVFRYVEKENMVKPTDKSIVILDATLCDGLFKGAIKKGSMYPTEIHKRDLGAAFVNRMQPHHIVTRGNDSVVRKGGLKTVQIMTERRQGNKKMTKLSGLETFLVDPEALASELQKKFACSTTVAELPGKKGLEVLVQGGVIENLAKHLIEQYGIPKRYIEVLDKTRR, encoded by the exons ATGTTCAAGAAGGGAGTGGAAGCGCGGTCGCACCAGAGACTGTCGGGGGCTGACAGGAAGAAGCTCAAGAGGACCGTCCGAGATAGATTTCCCAGGGCTTCCGACGCCGATATCGATGCTCTACTCCCTCCCAAG GTGGAGATTAAGGTTTCAAAGTATCAAAATCGAGTCCTTGTTTATGGCATTGAGGGAGGCTTCCCTATGTTTTTCGATATTGATGGCCGTGGTAAAGAGATTTTTCCCACAG TTTATGCTCTCTGGAAGGTCCCTGATATCTTGCCTTCTTTCATGCTGAAAGGAGGCGAGGTTTCTCGATATGTTATTGGAGGGGCGGATTTGATGTTTCCCGGTATCAGCATACCGGCTGAAGGTTTACCTTCGTTTCTAGCTGGGGAAGCATGGTCGGTTAAAGTTCCAGGAAATCCTGCTCCCATTGCT GTGGGAACTACTACTATGAGTTGCACTGAAGCATTAAAAGCTGGGTTGCGCGGAAAAGCCTTAAAAATTGCTCACTATTATGGTGACTTACTTTG GGAATCAGTTGAGGTCCCTTATGTGCCAAATGCAGGTTTCTATGAGGATGCTGTTTTTGAGGATCCTACTTTGTCATCAGCTCAAGTTTCTGATTCATATGATGGTGCAAATGATGGATCAAATGATCAACTGAATGGCATTAATGATAAGGAAATGGGGCAACATGTTGATGTTGCCGATGTCCAGTCTGAACCAAGTTCTGCTTCAGTTGCACCTATTGATGCTAGGAATGAGATTGCTGAGGAAGCAACTGCACATGTAAGTGATCTGAAGCTAACAGATAATGATTCCGTCGATCAGTCGACTGTGGAGGATAGTCAGGATACACATCCTCTTTCCACTGAGGATGTGGACACGCTTTTGGAGAAATGCCTTTTGCAAGCATTGCATACAACTGTTAAAGACAAAGACCTTCCCATGCCCGGAAGCACTCTATG GTCAAACCATGTTTTACCTTGTAGGCCTTCAGGCATCACATTAGACATCAAGAAATCATCATACAAGAAATTATCGAAGTGGTTACAAGCTAAATGTTCTTCAGGATTG ATCAGAGTGAAGGAAGATAAATATAAGAAGGAGTCTGTATTACTTTCTGTTAACCGTACCCATCCAGATTACTCATCGTTCAAGCCAGAGAAACGGCAAGTTGAAGAAGCTGTTAAAACTGGTGTTCCTGTCACTGAAAGCCGGTCGGTCAAAATCCTTGAAGTGGCTGAGATCTATAAACCAAGTGTACATGTAAATCCAGTATTTGCTTCTGTAGGTGCTGACACAGGGGAGCTTTACAGTGCTTTGGATGCCACTGACATTGTATTTAGATATGTTGAAAAGGAAAACATGGTTAAGCCGACTGATAAATCCATTGTGATTTTGGATGCAACATTGTGTGATGGGCTGTTCAAGGGGGCCATAAAAAAAGGTTCAATGTACCCTACAGAAATCCATAAAAGAGACTTGGGAGCAGCATTTGTAAACCGGATGCAACCCCATCACATTGTGACAAGGGGAAATGACTCCGTCGTTCGTAAAGGTGGTTTGAAAACAGTCCAGATAATGACAGAAAGGCGGCAAGGTAATAAGAAAATGACCAAGTTATCAGGACTGGAGACTTTTTTGGTGGATCCTGAAGCCTTGGCATCAGAGCTCCAAAAGAAGTTTGCTTGCAGTACAACAGTGGCAGAACTACCAG GTAAGAAGGGGCTGGAGGTTTTGGTTCAAGGTGGAGTGATAGAGAATCTGGCAAAACACTTGATTGAACAATATGGAATCCCAAAGAGATACATTGAGGTTCTTGATAAAACCAGGAGATGA
- the LOC101295682 gene encoding leucine-rich repeat and death domain-containing protein 1-like — translation MDPNPSSFPILSYVMDRIPILGSTAPRALDISDLESIQIDGAQQQPCSGLLHQMPHLSDPKVIAAMTRAVSDVSQTRSVLNALGPRPDHEAVDTAKAKLALIDSSLSKKLEDLVLSPRPSDVDRFQWRAHLAEREQECRDSADKEKQDCKAILQLDELHAAYEKLLKDAEERLNKIYHSAEDGVVQEEPPVSDQLHEEVVGLLHQANGTALDRVNLSGRRLRFLPEAFGRIAGLLHLDLSSNELKVIPDSICGLEKLQELNLSSNLLESLPDTIGLLQNLKLLSVSGNKLTALPDSICRCRSLVELDVSFNNLSYLPTNIGYELVNLQKLSIQLNKIRSLPTSVCELRSLRSLDAHFNELRGLPLSFGRLTNLQTLNLASNFTDLTELPDTFGDLTNLKELDLSNNQLHELPVTFGRLDSLTKLNLDGNPLVFPPPEIVQQGVEAVKLCMAKRWLEILVEEERKSMLQVEEEAETGWLTRSTSWLTRSLSGVSGYLSPRSPRDPALDQQF, via the exons ATGGATCCCAACCCTTCCAGCTTCCCTATCCTCTCCTACGTCATGGACCGCATTCCCATCCTCGGCTCCACCGCCCCACGCGCCCTCGACATCTCCGACCTCGAGTCCATCCAAATCGACGGCGCCCAACAACAACCCTGCTCAGGGCTCCTCCACCAGATGCCCCACTTGTCCGACCCCAAAGTCATCGCCGCCATGACCCGCGCCGTCTCCGACGTCTCCCAGACCCGCTCCGTCCTCAACGCCCTCGGCCCCCGCCCCGATCACGAGGCCGTCGACACCGCCAAGGCCAAGCTCGCCCTCATCGACTCCTCTCTCTCCAAGAAGCTCGAGGACCTCGTCCTCTCCCCACGCCCCTCCGACGTCGACCGCTTCCAGTGGCGGGCCCACCTCGCCGAGCGCGAGCAGGAGTGCCGCGACTCCGCCGACAAAGAAAAGCAGGACTGCAAGGCCATTCTCCAGCTCGACGAGCTCCACGCCGCCTACGAGAAGCTTCTCAAGGACGCCGAGGAGAGGCTCAACAAGATTTATCACTCCGCCGAGGACGGCGTCGTCCAGGAGGAGCCGCCGGTCTCCGACCAGCTCCACGAGGAGGTCGTCGGCCTTCTGCACCAGGCCAACGGGACCGCGCTCGACCGCGTCAACCTCTCCGGCCGCCGCTTAAGGTTCTTGCCGGAGGCGTTCGGCAGGATCGCCGGGTTGCTACACCTTGATCTTTCCAGCAATGAGCTCAAG GTGATTCCTGATTCAATATGCGGACTGGAGAAGCTACAAGAGCTTAATTTGTCTTCCAATCTGTTGGAGTCACTGCCTGACACCATTGGCCTGCTGCAAAATCTGAAACTTCTCAGTGTCTCCGGCAACAAGCTCACTGCTCTTCCTGACTCTATCTGTCGTTGCAG GTCATTGGTGGAGTTGGATGTGAGTTTCAACAACCTCTCATACTTGCCAACCAACATTGGTTATGAGTTGGTCAATCTTCAGAAACTTTCCATACAATTAAACAAGATTCGTTCCCTTCCCACCTCTGTTTGTGAGCTGAGGTCTCTGCGCTCTTTGGATGCTCACTTTAATGAGCTGAGGGGCCTTCCACTGTCTTTTGGCCGATTGACCAATCTCCAAACTCTGAACCTTGCCAGCAACTTTACTGACCTCACTGAGCTGCCTGATACTTTTGGTGATCTAACCAACCTCAAAGAACTTGATCTCAGCAACAATCAGCTCCATGAACTGCCAGTTACATTTGGCCGCCTTGACAGTTTGACCAAACTTAACTTGGACGGAAACCCTCTTGTGTTTCCTCCTCCTGAAATAGTCCAACAAGGTGTAGAAGCTGTCAAGCTCTGTATGGCCAAGAGGTGGTTAGAGATATTGGTGGAAGAAGAAAGGAAGAGCATGCTTCAAGTGGAAGAAGAAGCAGAAACAGGATGGTTGACACGAAGCACTTCCTGGTTGACACGCAGCCTTTCAGGTGTTTCTGGGTATCTGTCTCCAAGATCTCCCAGAGACCCTGCTCTTGATCAGCAGTTTTGA